The following are encoded in a window of Pangasianodon hypophthalmus isolate fPanHyp1 chromosome 14, fPanHyp1.pri, whole genome shotgun sequence genomic DNA:
- the etv1 gene encoding ETS translocation variant 1 isoform X3: MLQDLSASVLFPSCLQHRPLAQVPDNDEQFVPDFQGENLAFHGLQLRIKREPHSPCANLGSACSQERPFKLHYGEKCMYNISAYEQKHAAGMKGSSPATTPCSTPVSPHQHHVSPSAGLTPKPDRTYPHLSGPQPLPDTTYNIDHRFRRQLSEPCHSFPSPAAMGRDGRPLYHRQMSEPSIPFQSQGFKQEYSDPLFEHPLMVGAPLPQSYPPSMMIKQEPRDFTYDSEVPSCHSVYLRQEGYLAHANRTEGCMFDKGARHFYDDTCVVPEKAEGDIKQEAGLYREGPTYQRRGSLQLWQFLVALLDDPSNSHFIAWTGRGMEFKLIEPEEVARRWGIQKNRPAMNYDKLSRSLRYYYEKGIMQKVAGERYVYKFVCDPEALFSMAFPDNQRPVLKTDMERQINEEETVPLSHYDESVAYVQDGAYCNPHPYSEGYVY, translated from the exons CTCAAGTTCCGGACAACGATGAGCAGTTTGTTCCTGACTTTCAGGGTGAAAACC TGGCATTCCACGGGCTGCAGTTGAGGATAAAGCGTGAGCCCCACAGCCCCTGTGCTAATCTGGGATCAGCCTGCAGTCAGGAGAGACCCTTCAAGCTCCACTATGGAGAGAAATGCATGTACAATATCAG TGCCTACGAGCAAAAGCATGCAGCAGGAATGAAGGGCTCCAGTCCTGCGACTACGCCCTGCAGCACGCCTGTGTCTCCCCATCAGCACCATGTGTCTCCCAGTGCTGGCCTCACCCCCAAACCAGACAGAACATACCCCCACCTCAGCGGCCCACAGCCCCTCCCCGACACCACCTACAACATTGACCACAG GTTCCGACGTCAGTTGTCAGAGCCGTGTCATTCATTCCCTTCTCCAGCTGCGATGGGGCGAGACGGACGTCCCTTGTACCACAGACAAATGTCTGAACCCAGCATTCCCTTCCAGTCCCAAGGGTTTAAGCAGGAATACTCAGATCCACTGTTTGAGCATCCACTCATGGTGGGAGCCCCCCTGCCTCAATCTTACCCTCCTTCTATGATGATAAAGCAAGAGCCACGAGATTTCACCTATGACTCAG AAGTGCCTAGCTGCCACTCGGTTTACCTGAGACAAGAGGGTTATTTGGCACATGCAAACAGAACTGAAG GTTGCATGTTTGATAAAGGCGCCAGGCATTTCTATGATGACACATGTGTAGTACCAGAAAAGGCTGAAG GCGACATCAAACAGGAGGCAGGGCTTTACCGTGAGGGTCCCACCTATCAGAGGCGTGGCTCACTGCAGCTCTGGCAGTTCCTGGTGGCCCTGCTGGATGACCCCTCCAACTCCCACTTCATAGCGTGGACTGGCCGAGGAATGGAGTTCAAACTCATTGAACCTGAGGAG GTGGCACGACGCTGGGGGATCCAAAAGAATCGCCCTGCCATGAACTACGACAAACTCAGCCGCTCGTTACGCTACTACTACGAGAAAGGGATCATGCAGAAG gTGGCAGGTGAGAGATACGTGTATAAGTTTGTGTGCGACCCCGAGGCCTTGTTCTCCATGGCCTTCCCTGACAATCAGCGGCCCGTGCTGAAGACCGACATGGAGAGGCAGATCAACGAAGAGGAGACAGTGCCACTGTCACACTACGACGAAAGCGTGGCATACGTTCAGGACGGAGCCTACTGCAACCCCCACCCTTACAGCGAAGGCTACGTCTACTGA
- the etv1 gene encoding ETS translocation variant 1 isoform X4, with protein MYNISAYEQKHAAGMKGSSPATTPCSTPVSPHQHHVSPSAGLTPKPDRTYPHLSGPQPLPDTTYNIDHRFRRQLSEPCHSFPSPAAMGRDGRPLYHRQMSEPSIPFQSQGFKQEYSDPLFEHPLMVGAPLPQSYPPSMMIKQEPRDFTYDSEVPSCHSVYLRQEGYLAHANRTEGCMFDKGARHFYDDTCVVPEKAEGDIKQEAGLYREGPTYQRRGSLQLWQFLVALLDDPSNSHFIAWTGRGMEFKLIEPEEVARRWGIQKNRPAMNYDKLSRSLRYYYEKGIMQKVAGERYVYKFVCDPEALFSMAFPDNQRPVLKTDMERQINEEETVPLSHYDESVAYVQDGAYCNPHPYSEGYVY; from the exons ATGTACAATATCAG TGCCTACGAGCAAAAGCATGCAGCAGGAATGAAGGGCTCCAGTCCTGCGACTACGCCCTGCAGCACGCCTGTGTCTCCCCATCAGCACCATGTGTCTCCCAGTGCTGGCCTCACCCCCAAACCAGACAGAACATACCCCCACCTCAGCGGCCCACAGCCCCTCCCCGACACCACCTACAACATTGACCACAG GTTCCGACGTCAGTTGTCAGAGCCGTGTCATTCATTCCCTTCTCCAGCTGCGATGGGGCGAGACGGACGTCCCTTGTACCACAGACAAATGTCTGAACCCAGCATTCCCTTCCAGTCCCAAGGGTTTAAGCAGGAATACTCAGATCCACTGTTTGAGCATCCACTCATGGTGGGAGCCCCCCTGCCTCAATCTTACCCTCCTTCTATGATGATAAAGCAAGAGCCACGAGATTTCACCTATGACTCAG AAGTGCCTAGCTGCCACTCGGTTTACCTGAGACAAGAGGGTTATTTGGCACATGCAAACAGAACTGAAG GTTGCATGTTTGATAAAGGCGCCAGGCATTTCTATGATGACACATGTGTAGTACCAGAAAAGGCTGAAG GCGACATCAAACAGGAGGCAGGGCTTTACCGTGAGGGTCCCACCTATCAGAGGCGTGGCTCACTGCAGCTCTGGCAGTTCCTGGTGGCCCTGCTGGATGACCCCTCCAACTCCCACTTCATAGCGTGGACTGGCCGAGGAATGGAGTTCAAACTCATTGAACCTGAGGAG GTGGCACGACGCTGGGGGATCCAAAAGAATCGCCCTGCCATGAACTACGACAAACTCAGCCGCTCGTTACGCTACTACTACGAGAAAGGGATCATGCAGAAG gTGGCAGGTGAGAGATACGTGTATAAGTTTGTGTGCGACCCCGAGGCCTTGTTCTCCATGGCCTTCCCTGACAATCAGCGGCCCGTGCTGAAGACCGACATGGAGAGGCAGATCAACGAAGAGGAGACAGTGCCACTGTCACACTACGACGAAAGCGTGGCATACGTTCAGGACGGAGCCTACTGCAACCCCCACCCTTACAGCGAAGGCTACGTCTACTGA